In Chelmon rostratus isolate fCheRos1 chromosome 20, fCheRos1.pri, whole genome shotgun sequence, a single window of DNA contains:
- the myca gene encoding transcriptional regulator Myc-A, with protein sequence MPLTSSLASKNYDYDYDSLQPYFYYDNEEEDFYPQQLQPPAPSEDIWKKFELLPTPPLSPSRRPSLSSLFPSTADQLEMVTEFLGDDVVNQSIICDADYSQTFLKSIIIQDCMWSGFSAAAKLEKVVSERLASLHAARKESAAGECAEPAGAAAWRLNSSYLQDLNTSASECIDPSVVFPYPIAETPKQSAGTPPSKDLGLDTPPNSGSSSSSCSDSEDEDDDEEEEEEEEEEEEDQEEEEIDVVTVEKRQAVKRCEPSPSETRHPSPLVLKRCHVSTHQHNYAAHPSMRHEQPAVKRLKLESSSNGGGGGSSGGHSRVLKQISSNRKCSSPRTSDTEDYDKRRTHNVLERQRRNELKLSFFALRDEIPEVANNEKAAKVVILKKATECIYSMQSDEQRLLSLKEQLSRKSELLRQRLAQLQGSRA encoded by the exons ATGCCGCTGACTTCAAGTTTGGCGAGTAAAAACTATGACTACGACTACGACTCTCTGCAACCGTATTTCTACTATGACaacgaggaggaggacttctaccctcagcagcttcagcctccGGCACCGAGCGAGGACATCTGGAAGAAATTTGAACTGCTGCCgacccctcccctctccccgAGCCGCCGGCCGTCCCTGTCAAGCCTCTTCCCCTCCACGGCGGATCAGCTGGAGATGGTCACCGAGTTCCTGGGCGACGACGTGGTCAACCAGAGCATCATCTGCGACGCCGACTACTCACAGACCTTCCTCAAGTCCATCATCATCCAGGACTGCATGTGGAGCGGCTTCTCCGCCGCGGCCAAGCTGGAGAAGGTGGTCTCCGAGCGGCTCGCGTCCCTGCACGCTGCGAGGAAGGAGTCGGCGGCTGGCGAGTGCGCGGAGCCCGCAGGCGCGGCTGCGTGGCGGCTGAACAGCAGCTACCTGCAAGACTTGAACACATCCGCGTCGGAGTGCATTGATCCGTCTGTGGTTTTCCCGTACCCGATAGCAGAGACACCCAAGCAGAGCGCAGGGACGCCGCCTAGTAAGGATTTGGGGCTGGATACTCCACCgaacagcggcagcagcagcagcagttgtagtGACTCAG aagatgaagatgatgacgaggaggaagaggaggaggaggaggaagaggaggaggaccaggaggaagaggagatcgATGTGGTCACGGTGGAGAAGAGGCAGGCGGTGAAACGATGCGAACCCAGCCCGTCTGAGACCAGGCATCCCAGCCCGCTCGTGCTGAAGAGGTGCCACGTCTCCACCCACCAGCATAATTACGCCGCCCATCCATCCATGAGGCACGAGCAGCCGGCTGTCAAGAGGCTGAAgctggagagcagcagcaacGGCGGCGGTGGTGGAAGTAGCGGCGGCCACAGCAGGGTCCTGAAACAGATCAGCAGCAATCGCAAGTGTTCAAGCCCCCGGACGTCTGACACGGAGGACTATGACAAGAGAAGGACTCATAACGTACTGGAGCGCCAGCGGAGGAACGAGCTCAAGTTGAGCTTCTTCGCCCTGCGGGACGAGATCCCCGAGGTGGCCAACAACGAGAAGGCAGCCAAAGTGGTGATCCTGAAGAAGGCTACAGAGTGCATCTACAGCATGCAGTCAGACGAACAGAGACTCCTCTCACTCAAAGAACAGCTGAGTAGGAAGAGTGAACTTTTAAGGCAGAGACTCGCACAGCTGCAGGGCTCTCGTGCTTAA